One Nostoc sp. ATCC 53789 genomic window, ATCCATTCTGCTGGTAAAGTGGCTTCAGGGTTGACCAGGGGGAATTCTGCCTCTGTGCTGCCGTAAAATACACGGGAAGCATCCTTACAAGCTGGATCATGCGGTAACTGCTGCATGAGGAAGCGTGTACAAGCTTCTACAGTATCAGCGCCTTGGACATATTCGGGGAGAAGGAAAATCAACCGGAATTTATGCCACTCTGGTTTATGACTAGCTGTGGTGTAAATTAAAGCACAGTGTTTTTTAATGAAGGGATGGGCTAGGGCTTCTTCTATAGTTAATTGGTGATCGTAAACTTTGATATAATTTCCATTCTCGTCCTTGATTGGTTTGTCATAAGCATCACGGGCGATATTAGAATTATCAATGTCGAGTAGTAGCCACTGAGAACCGATGACATTGGCCTTACTGCGCCATTTTCCCCCTAACAGTCCGGCACAGATGGCGTGACCTGCTTTTATGTGTTGCTGGACATCGGCTAGAGTGCCTTCTACATCAATGAAGTTACCGGCCAGCTTCTTAAAGTCCCAGTCTTTGTTTTTTCCAGTTGCGTTAAACGCAAACTTGATTATCCGACTCTCAATCAACTCAAGTTTTGTCAAAGCAACAGAATTTGCCCCTTGAGCATCTGCTGATTGCGTCGATACTGAGTGATTAAATTGTTGTAATGGTGACATGAGAGCTATTCCTCCTGAAGTGTGTTGGAGGAATTGGAGCTATCCCGAAAGTAATCTTCTAATACAAACGTTCAGAAATGTAAAAACAGAAAAATCCTAAACTGCTCTTTCTGTCTGGATTGCTGGTGTTACAATGGCTTAACACCTTGAAAGGTTTGATAAGATTACTATTAGGGATATTAATTAGGCTTGCACACCCGATAACCCCAATTCCACGTGAATAAAAATCAGAAAACCTCGGTATCCCAACGGGACACGGGGTTTTCACCTTTTAGCCTATCTGTACTTGGCTAACCAAGCCCTGACAAACTCGGTTACTTCCTCCTCTTGAATAACAAACGCAGTACCTTTTCTTCTGAGAGCCAGAATTTTCATACTTCCCACCTCCGAATAAAGATGTTCATTGTGAGTATTAGCCGCCTTGGTAGGAGGCCATAAGACCAAAACTTTTGCTGTGGGAGTCTTTTGAGCTTCACGGGAAGACATCAAAAACTTATCTCTGTTCTTGTTGAGCCACTTCTCGTAATCTGCTAACTCCACAAGTGGGCAGGGTTGCCACAGTTTTAGTCCATTTTTGTCTTTGCGCTTGACTTGTAAAACCTCTCTAGCTTCGTTGTAGACAATTTCTCTATCTCCTTTTGACCGAATGGAGATAAACAGGTGAGTTGTTCGTGGAAATCTAATAAACAAGTCGATAGGGTTGTTGTCTTCTACCGGAATTACCGGGAAGACTTGTACATCTAGGCTTTTAAACTCATCAAAAAGTAAGGTTCCTAATTTTTCCAACCGTGCAAGTTTTTGAGTTACCACCAACGGCTTGTAAGCCAATCCAAAAAGAACCCAGCCAGCCGGATGAATTATGCCTCCTGTAGCCAGCGCAGCAGCACCAGCCGCTAGAGCTTGAGTGGACGCATAATCTTTCGCCTCCCTAATTTTTTCAAACGCCGCTTCGTTGTGCAGTGGGAGTTGAAAATCGCTTGTTAGGTCTTTCACTGTTAACATTGGCGACATCAAAAAATAATGATGTGAAATAGTACTAGCTGCTCGATTTTGCCTTACGGGGCTAACGTGCCTATGAGTTTACACAAGAGTGATTCACGCTACATCTTTCACTGTAAAACCTTTGCTACACCACTGAACTAGCAGCCATCTATCAGATTCTTTGTCTAAAGCTGGCTTTAGTCGAAAAGCAAAAAAATCTTCCCAAGCCTCTATACCGTGTTTTGTAACGAATTGTTTTTCAACTTCTTTAAAGCGTTCCCAGTTGCGATCCGCGATCGCGGTCAGCATTGGGATTAATTCGCTTACTGGTATCTGAGTAGTTGTTTCACTCATCTGGGTGTCCCTCAAAAATACAAATAATTGGTAAAGGTTCTATCTTGGTATCAACAACTTTAACTAATCGTATTCCCCTTTTTCTGCCTATCCTTTTGCAGTGTTGCTCTGAAGCAGCAGGCAGCCAATATCTAGTCTCAGCTAGTGGGTCAAATTTGCCCTCAACACGCTCTATATCGTCGTTTGCCTGATTTCCCTCGGTCAGATTCCCTCCTTATTTTGTTTTTTGTACGCGATCGCTGACTTCTTCTGGTGGAACCCACTCGATTAACTCGCTAGGCTGAACGCGATAAGTGTCACAAATTTTGTTCATCGCGGTTACGTGTGGTACTTGCCAGGGATTGTCATACAAAGCGTAAACTGTGGTTGCAGATAGCCCTGTATCTTTTCTGAACTGATAACGGGTAATGCCCCTATCATCAACAAACTGCTTGATTTTATTCCTAACTGGCATCAATAACAAGTAACTGATATTAACAGCTAATTCTGTTGCAGTTTATCAGCATTTGAAAGATACCATTCGGTTGATAGTTAGCTTTACTTGACATTATCATTTGGTTGATATTATTATATTAGTGTCAAGGTTATCGATACGTCAATAACTTAAGGCAGACGCAAGTAATACCCAAGCGCAAAACGCTAAGGCGACTTCCTTCCGAGGGTTGCAAGGGTTGCAATCGCTGTTTTGACAGTATTCAACTATTCACAGCAATATCTGCATTGCGTCCGTTCATTTTCTGCGGTCGCGGTAATTGTGCGTGTCTGCATCACGAGAGAGGATTCATGTATATCAATTTACGCAACTTAGAAGCAATCAACGAACTACCTTTTGAGAAAGTAATGCTTAATCAAAATCAATTACGAAGGTTAGAAGCAATAGATCGCTGGCTCAGAGAAATCCGAGATTCTAAGGAATTTGGACAACTAGAATACTCCCCAGATGTGATGCTAGGCGACGCAATCCAAGCAGTAGGTGAACTACTTGATTTTCACGTTCCCTATGATTCCAAGCCCACAAATTTTACTGATTTTGAGTGGCATTCATATCTAGAACAAAAGCCAGTAATGCACATTCGCCGTGTGAAAACTTGGCGTGAAAAGATTAACTCATTCATACTTAATGGAGCGTCATCAGTAGCAATTGTGAGCTTGGTAACTACTAGTTTTATGGTAGTTGGTTCTATCTTTTGTCACGGGTTTGACCGGATTGAGGAAAGTAGAGGCGAGGAATATCAACCCACATGGATCTACAACGCCAAAATTTTTGAAGGAAGTGCCATCGCATCTATCGCGGTTTTCTTGGGTGCAAGCTTGACGGGTGCGTGTGTTGCAGGAGAAAAGAATGATGATCGATAAACAGCTTGTAGGATGCGTAACCCTCCTAAGCAAATCCAAAACCTACAGTATCGATGGCGCTCTCTATCGCTATCTCTATAGCAATGACAGTATCAGACACACACAATATTATTTCCGTCCTTTACCGCGTCAGTCTAAAACTGCCGACTTAAAACTCAATCGGGACAAGGTGCTAAGGCGTTGCTACGAAGTGCCGAGCTTATATAAACAGCACACAGCAGAGATAACTAACAACTCAATACAGTTGAGTTTGTTCTAACCCTTGGTAACATCTATTACCGCGCGTCGCGGACAAAGGCTTTGGTACAAGTGCGTCAACTAGTCCAAAAGGGGCGTATTCGCGGGGGTAAACGAGAAAGTGTCAGTAAGTCTTAAAAGCTGACAAACGTTGTTATTACGTGGTTATAGCCTCGGAAAAGTAAGTTCTTCATGATTTGTCAGATTTATTTTCCAAGGTTATTGATAGTCGTCAGCTAACTGCTGATATCAAATAACTGGATTCAACTAATTACATACATCAAATACCTTGGACTTATCTGGAATGGCAGTTAATTTTATACACACTTAAGCATTAACCAGGAGAAAATGTGGCGACGAAAGAGTATATAGCTAAGTATCGCCAGTTGAAACAGATTTACGAGCGTGAGTTAAACAAACAGATTGCTGATATTACTTGGTATCGAGTGGTAGCAACCTTAAAGCAACACTTCAGTTTTGAAGTACAGGCAGTTGATGCTCAAAAGATAGTTGAAGGTTTCGCTGGACTAAAACGGCGCTACGGCAGTTTTACGGGTCGTGGTGAGGGGTTTACGGAACGCTGGCAGGCATTTAGACATTTCTATGAGTTAGATGCTCACTACTCAGGCAGACAGTTTTTAGAAATTCTTGCAGACTATCTAAAAATCAATCTTGACGATGTACCACGCAGCACTCGTTACTACTGGTTTGAAAAAGCCGGACTATCTTTTAAAGCTGAAAATACTTACCACTGCAAAGATTTAGCCCTTGTTGCGTTTGTTGCTGCTAAATGGGCAATCAACAGACGACCGCAACCGATGAAATCCGCAACCATCGAAGTTTTAACACTAGCCCTTTAAGGAGCAATTACCATGTCTGACAAATTTACTAACAATGTCCGCGCTCGTTTGTACAAACAGGGTTATCAAGGATTTACCAAGGACGATTACACAACGGCAGCACTAGCTGTAGAGTGCGATGACCTTGACAATCCCACCAAAGAGCAATTGAGTCAAGCCGTTGACTATCTCAAAGTCAAATCGACAAGCCAATTATCTGTAGTTGATGAACCCGTTGAAGAAAAATTTCTCTCACAAGTAGAAGATGCACAGTCTGACCCGGAACTTGATAACAGTCAGCTTACGGTCGCCGAACCAGAGATTAACAGCATCACTGTAACAAGCTCAGATAAGCGTCAGATTGTAACAGCCCAATCATCCGCGCTGGGGTTTGAGTTAACCGAACAAGAAACATTGAGCATTGCATCCGAGGTTGACGACACTTTTACCGACTACAGCCAATTCATCAGTACTGTAACGGCTGCAATCAAGAGCTACGTTGATCATAAATTTGATGTCATTGAGCAATCATTTGAAACTAACGCCCAAGACTTGCGAGAACACGTAAGCAACAGAGCTTCTAGATTGAACCAAAAGGTTAATAACTTCTCAGGAGACATGAAAGCGGATATGGGAGTCATCCGCCAAAACATTAAAAGCACCCAATTCTCAATCCTTGCAAGGCTCAAAGCGGCTCAATAGCAATGACTTGACGCTTTTAGAGTGCTTGGTAATTCGCTCTTGTAGAATGAGCTACTTCTCAAGAATTGCTGTTAGTTTATGTGCGCTCGGTGCTGTGATTTTACCCTTGTATAGCTGCTTGTATCTGCCAATACTAGAAAAATCAAACTATCAGCAATATCTCAAACGAAAGTCAGCTATTGAACAGTATGTAAGGCGAATGGAGTACCACTGCAACCAAATCTTTACCCCAGAGAAGGAATATCGCTGTGAAAAGTTCAATGAAGCTAAAGAATCTGGTAACTTCCAAATCACGCCACCTAGAGCGCCAATTAAAAACTAAATTTAATGCCTCTACCAACTTATTAGTCAGAGCGCTAACAGGTGATAAATCCGCCCTGAAGCTGATAGGGCAAATGGGTAATGACGGGGCAAAGATTAGCGAATTAGCCCCACAGGTAAGAGAGCAAATGCTAGCTGCTATCAAGGGGACTGAGGACTTAAATATAGTCCTAAGTGACATCTACAAACAAGCAGGTGTTAGCGGCGAGAAGATTGAAAGAGCAGTGCAGTCAGCGATTTTAGCTGATACTCATCTAGCTAACATCCTAGAAGAGATGAAGCTTGATTTTACTTCATCCAAGGAGAAAGAAGCGCTGCGCCATCAACAATCAACAGACCATCTATTGCTCAAAGCATGGGTAGATAAACACATGATGCAAGTTGATGGCGAATATAAAATGTTGCAGACAGAATTGCAAACCGACATTAGACAACAAACAATTGACCTGCAACATGATAGAGAACTGGGCAAGTATTACTTAGAAATGGGTGATAACGCTCGTGATGACTTTAAACCTAAAAAGCAATATGCAGAGCGCTCAATTGTACAAAAAATCAAGGATGCTCTGCTAGGTTTTTGATAGTTAAAGCCCGACAGCCACAGATGAAAGTGACTGTCGGGCAAGTAAATATCCTGACGCTAATATGACATACGATATTGAAGATGATCAAGAAGAAGTAGTAAGCGAAATCGCCCCCGATACGCCGTTACCAAAAGACTTGATAGAACATTTGGAGTCACGCAAGCAGCACCGCAAAGACGTTATCAATACAACTGAAAAACTGACCAGATTCTTTGTCGGTTGGTCGCTAAATTCTACGGGATTCTTTATAGCTAAATATCTCTTAATAACTGGCGGTAGCGTTAATCTCTGGCTGGCAATTTCGCTCTCGTTTTCTATATGCAGCGTTGGCTCTCTCGCTGGGCTAACGGGCTTGAGAGTTAATTACAACAGTGACGGAATAGAGGTAGATAATATGCAAAATCTTATAAAAACTGCTGGGGGCTTGGTGTTTGCAGGTATCACAACTTGGTTAGCAGTCAAAGACCATCAATATTTTGAGAATTTGACTAAAGAAACAGTCACGCAGATTAGCCAAGACATCCAAACCATTGAAAAACAGAACCCGCAATCAGACCCTTGGGTAAGTATTGCAGTCGCGTTGGCTTTATTCATTGGCTCTATTGCAATTATTTTTAAGGGGCGGGAATGAAACAAGGTGTTTTCGAGTTAGCACTGGCTGGTGTGTGTGGTGTAGCCGCAATCATCGGGCTAGCAACATCGCAAACACGCCAGCCCTACGACCTGACACAAATTCAATTTTGCCCAAGGTCAGCAAACGGCGTACACAGTCAGATAGCTTTGGATAAGCGTTTTTGCAACCAACCACGTTTTGTCCTTACTGAAGAATGGCAACGCTACGGATTGTATGGCAGCATCATTCCCTACAAGGGCGATGCTATTCAATGGGTACGTGATTTGCCCACAGATAACCCTAATCAGTTGCTAGGATATGGGATTGCAGTTATTGGGCTATGGGGTGTCGTGGGTTGTTTGCTGGTGCGTTCGCAACGCCTCAAGCGCACGGATTATGAACTGGGCGAACTCGAAAAGACTTACGACTATGCAACTTGGCAGCAAAACAAGCACAAACGTGAAGTTAAGCAGCATTCAACCCAGCTTTATACTGAGCGCCTGAAAGATGGGTTAACTGACCTAGACGTTCAAGAGCGTAAACAATTGGGGCTAACCGATGAGGAAAACGAACGCGCTAAGGCACGTATCCAGCTAGAGGACTTCATGAAAGCCCGTGCTGTTAATCATTCTGTGATGGATAAAACCATTGCTGAGAATTTGCGAGACAGGGCGAAAGCTGACCAGGAACGCGGCAAGGTTAAGGGGAAAACCAAAAGCGCGATCGCAAGCAGTGACAATCAGCAATCAGTTGATCAACAACGAGCAAACCAACTGATAGAAGCGCTCAAGGCTCATGAGGATGGCTGGTTGTGGAAGATTATCGACAACTTAACCCCACTATGGTTAATCGGTCGCCAGGGGTCAGGTAAAACTTACACGAGCGCGGCTATAGCTCTTGTTAGAAAGCATTGCTTACGGATTCCCATCTACTACTTGATTGACCGTCACGCGACTGGGGATAACTCCAAAGCATGGCAATATCTTGATACTCAAAACATAGCAGAGTCAGAGTTAGAGATAGGTACTGCGCTTGATGGTCTGTGTGAGCATTGGCTATTAAGAATTAAAGGTAAAAATGACTTAGAGCAACCCGCGACTATCACGCCTGAACAAGTGCTTATTGATGAGTACACCAACCTAAAATCATTGATTGGTGAACCCGCAGAAAAGTTTTATAAACTGCATTTGACAGACACTAGGAAAGCAAAAGTTCATGTAACTGGTATTACCCATAATGACACGAATTCAAGCTATCCAGAAGGAACACAAGCAATGAGGGAGGCGGGTACAATCCTCATTCAAAAATTCTCAGCTAACGGTAAAACACCACTTTCCAGAGTCAAGATTGTTCGTGGCTTGCTTGATGACAATGGCGAGGAGTTGAAGGATGCAGAGCGTACACTGCCAAGCTGGTTTAACCCAAAGGATATTTACAACTATTTCAACGGTAAGCCTATTGATTTTGATGCTTAATTGCAAGAGGTCTGTGACAAAGTTCAGTTCCCAAAAAATATTTGTGCAACTTGTCCGTTAAGGGAGCGTTGTACTACTTCCCGAACTGGACGAAGTGTTTCCATTCATTCCGATAAGCCTTTGTTCCAGGAATTAAAACAACGTAAATTAACCCTTGCTGGTCGTGCCAAGCTCCGAAAACGTGTAGCTCTTGAGCATTCCTTATCTCACATTGGTCGATTCTTGGAGATCAAGCTCGTTACATTGGTATTCGCAAGAACTTATTTGATCTTCGCCGTACAGCCGTCGTCCATAATCTTCATGTCCTTGCCAAAATTTTTAGTAACGCTACTGAGCAATCTGTTTCTCAATCCTGATTACTAAATCGGTTTTCTAAGCGAACAACCTAAAAATTTAGCAATTTCGTGTTGAGGTTTACCATCATTTTGCAGCAGAATAATTAGAATTCTTTCTCTAACATGTGGTAGATTGCTCTCTTTTAGAGCTTGCTGTAGTTGGGTAACTTGTTCCGATATTAAAAAGTTATTGACTGGTAGCAGCATAGTTGCTTTTAAGCATTTTCATCTTCTTATTATGCAACTTAAGTGCCGATTAGCTTACATTATCTTAAGTACGGTCCCGTGGCACTTGAGGGTGCTACGCGCCCCAAGCTTGAGGCGATCACGTAATTCAAGTGTGAATTACGTGATCGCCAAAAATTCAATCAAATTGTTGTTCAGAACTTGCTACAGATGGAATACTATGAATGAAATATATCATAAATCTTGTAGGAGCAAGGTATTTTCTTCATTTAGTGCTGTTGCAGATTCTATTAATTTTTTCCAATCCTCTTCAACTTTTTTATTTTTTTCTTGTTGACTTACTAGAGAGTAAATTTCTTTTTGATGGTAATTATAAAAAATTTGCCATCCTATTTTAGCCTCAAGATTATAAAATGCTTTGGTGACAAAACTGCTATATTTGGAGTATGCAATAGAATTAGGATAATGTAACTTAGTTTGCAACATCTCATCGCATTTTTTCACAACATCTTCACGCAATTTATCAATTTCACTCAGCAATGATTCAACGGAAGATGAAGGTTCACTATTAACTTTAGGCAGGCTCGAAGTAGTACTTGGTTGAATACTATTATTGAAAATTTGTTTCGTTACATAGGGGTAGATTTGCTTAATTACGAGACGCGAGACTTTTCTAATTAGCTCTTCTGGCACATTTGGTATAGGAATACCAAACCCATTAAGTATAATACGCCCAATATCGAAAATTATTGCACTTGTAGAATTAACATTTGTTGTCTCAATTTCATCAAAAATATTTTTCTCTGTGATTATTTTAGAAACAATTTCTGTCAGCCGTTCAGATTCATGATCTGATATATTTACTTCATTATTTGAGAATTTATCTTGATATTTAGAATCAATTTCTCCTTTAGTCCAATTAAGGATATTATCTTTGGTAAATATTTCTGCAACAATAGTTGTTAGTTGATTTGATGAGACCTCTGTTTCATTCTTTGATAGTTGACTCATAGAAATTGGATCAATATGTTTATCTGGGTTCAGTTCATCAAGATATGTCTCAATCCAGCTAATAATAGTGTCTTGATATGTCTTTGTAGGTTCTTTTATTTCTTCAAAAGCATTGACAAGTTTAAAGATACTTTGATCTGGATCTTCAGCTTGAGGAAATTGTTCGATTATTTCTTGAAAAAATTTAACATTTTTACTCTGCACCAAATTCCCTAATTTGCCATGCTCTGACAATATCTCTACTATAGATATTTGTAATTCTTTCTCTGATTCCTCTAGAGTTGTTGCCAAAGTTTTAAACTTCTCTTTCAGTCTATCTTTAACTTGATTAATGGAGATGTAATAGGTTATCTTCCATGAACTTTGATGTCTTGGACGAATAGACTTAACATCATTTATAGTGAAAATTACTTCATCTTTAAGGCAATCATCTACAATTTTTTTTATTTCTTCTTTAAATTTTGAGTGCGGGTCTTTTTTGTTACTATCTAATTGATCATATTTTTCTTGAATTGCAGCATTAATATCTTTCCATAATATTGTTTCAAACCAAGAAATAAATATCCCGGCATCTGCTTGACTATATCCTTTTAAGACTTCACCAGCTTCTTGTAGCTCTTGATTAATTTTACTGCTCAGTTTTTGTAGCCGAGCATTTTGCAGCTTGAAATATTGCTTATATACAGAATTAATACTTGTGGTTAAATCGTTTAAAGCTGGAATAAGAACCTCTTCTCTAACAGCATCAGTATCTGTACAATCAGCAATTACTGTACGAGCAACTTTAATTTGCTGCTCAGAAATCCCGTTTTTAAAACGCTGGCACGCCTTTAAACTTTCTTGTTCTTGTTCCTTAAGTTTATTGAGAACCATTAAAGAACATTCATTTATAGGAAATTCTCCTAAAGCTTCATAAGCTATTTTATAAGTTTTTACGTCAGTATCGCTCCAAGCATCACCAAGAGGATCGGGTCTCCGAACAAAAATAATAAAGTCTATATCTTCTCTAAGCGTTTTGATTAACAATTCCACATCAGCAATTGGATTATCATCTAACCCAGGTAAATCTACAACTCCAATTTTTCCTACTTCTTGGTATTTGTCAGGAAACTCACACCGTATTCTCACTTCTTTAACAGCTAAATATTTACTGCTATCTTGGTTGTATTGAGTAGTATATTCTTGAATTTCTTCTTTGCGGATTGTTATTGTTTTCTCATCAATAAAATCTTTGTAACTATCAAATTTGATATAGTATTCTTTTGAAAAGCGACCGTAGAGACGTTGAAGTTGTGGATCTTTTC contains:
- a CDS encoding helix-turn-helix transcriptional regulator; the encoded protein is MPVRNKIKQFVDDRGITRYQFRKDTGLSATTVYALYDNPWQVPHVTAMNKICDTYRVQPSELIEWVPPEEVSDRVQKTK
- a CDS encoding dynamin family protein — translated: MNIASQIDAIIAQRQNQARKVESVLKKWESLRQALKILENERLKNLTSDTEGNSSLSKRLNPIAFSNLIEEVNQELSKLENLKKRLSRPTLNIGVVGRMRQGKSTLLKSITGLSDGEIPTSSGGVCTKVLSKIFHQPGMVGNEVEFHSWSSFKEIVHLYFDKLGLQGVKPDNPADIDPKLLPPLPEDKRKDPQLQRLYGRFSKEYYIKFDSYKDFIDEKTITIRKEEIQEYTTQYNQDSSKYLAVKEVRIRCEFPDKYQEVGKIGVVDLPGLDDNPIADVELLIKTLREDIDFIIFVRRPDPLGDAWSDTDVKTYKIAYEALGEFPINECSLMVLNKLKEQEQESLKACQRFKNGISEQQIKVARTVIADCTDTDAVREEVLIPALNDLTTSINSVYKQYFKLQNARLQKLSSKINQELQEAGEVLKGYSQADAGIFISWFETILWKDINAAIQEKYDQLDSNKKDPHSKFKEEIKKIVDDCLKDEVIFTINDVKSIRPRHQSSWKITYYISINQVKDRLKEKFKTLATTLEESEKELQISIVEILSEHGKLGNLVQSKNVKFFQEIIEQFPQAEDPDQSIFKLVNAFEEIKEPTKTYQDTIISWIETYLDELNPDKHIDPISMSQLSKNETEVSSNQLTTIVAEIFTKDNILNWTKGEIDSKYQDKFSNNEVNISDHESERLTEIVSKIITEKNIFDEIETTNVNSTSAIIFDIGRIILNGFGIPIPNVPEELIRKVSRLVIKQIYPYVTKQIFNNSIQPSTTSSLPKVNSEPSSSVESLLSEIDKLREDVVKKCDEMLQTKLHYPNSIAYSKYSSFVTKAFYNLEAKIGWQIFYNYHQKEIYSLVSQQEKNKKVEEDWKKLIESATALNEENTLLLQDL